Proteins found in one Methylobacter sp. S3L5C genomic segment:
- a CDS encoding type IV pilus twitching motility protein PilT, whose product MDIAELLVFSVKNKASDLHLSAGLPPMIRVDGDIKKINLPALDHKAVHALIYDIMNDKQRRDYEEFLETDFSFELPGIARFRVNAFNQQRGAAAVFRTIPSKVLSLEDLNAPKFFEELTRKPRGLILVTGPTGSGKSTTLAAMINHINCNDYAHILTVEDPIEFVHDSQKCLINQREVHRDTHGFNEALRSALREDPDIIMVGEMRDLETIRLALTAAETGHLVFGTLHTTSAAKTIDRIIDVFPAAEKDMIRSMLSESLQAVISQTLMKKTGGGRVAAHEIMVGTSAIRNLIREAKVAQMYSAIQTGRKEGMQTLDQNLRELVDKGLVTSKEAMVKAVNKDSFR is encoded by the coding sequence ATGGATATTGCAGAGTTACTGGTCTTTTCGGTTAAAAATAAAGCGTCAGATTTACATTTATCAGCAGGTCTGCCACCCATGATCCGGGTTGATGGTGATATAAAGAAAATTAATCTGCCGGCTCTCGACCATAAGGCAGTGCATGCTTTAATTTATGACATCATGAATGACAAGCAACGTCGTGATTATGAAGAGTTTTTGGAGACTGACTTTTCGTTTGAATTGCCTGGAATAGCGAGGTTTCGTGTTAATGCCTTTAATCAGCAACGTGGGGCAGCGGCAGTTTTTAGAACCATTCCCTCAAAAGTATTGTCTTTGGAAGACCTGAATGCTCCCAAGTTTTTTGAGGAATTGACCAGAAAACCACGCGGACTTATCCTGGTGACAGGTCCCACCGGCTCAGGCAAATCAACTACACTGGCGGCGATGATTAATCATATTAATTGTAATGATTACGCACATATACTGACTGTAGAAGACCCCATCGAGTTTGTTCATGACAGCCAGAAATGTTTAATTAATCAGCGCGAAGTCCATCGCGATACCCATGGCTTTAATGAAGCGTTACGCTCGGCACTACGTGAAGATCCTGATATTATTATGGTAGGTGAAATGCGCGATCTGGAAACTATCCGTTTGGCATTAACCGCTGCTGAAACAGGTCACCTTGTTTTTGGTACTTTACATACCACTTCAGCAGCCAAAACCATCGACCGTATTATTGACGTCTTCCCGGCTGCAGAAAAAGACATGATTCGTTCCATGCTGTCGGAATCTTTACAGGCCGTTATTTCACAAACACTGATGAAAAAAACCGGCGGTGGCCGTGTTGCTGCACATGAAATCATGGTGGGTACCTCGGCTATCAGAAACCTGATACGCGAAGCCAAAGTCGCACAGATGTATTCTGCCATTCAAACCGGGCGCAAGGAAGGTATGCAGACGCTGGATCAAAACCTGAGAGAACTGGTTGATAAAGGTTTGGTTACCTCAAAAGAAGCAATGGTTAAAGCCGTTAATAAAGATAGCTTCCGTTAA
- a CDS encoding YggS family pyridoxal phosphate-dependent enzyme — MINTRRNTLLTQIRQAEITYHRKPGSVQLLAVSKTKTAQAIAFAYQAGQRHFGENYCQEAIKKQQELGAYDITWHFIGPIQSNKTKALAMHFSWIHSVDSFKIAKRLSDQRPSTLPPLNICLQVNISSEPSKSGITLNELPQLCLLVSKLPNIKLCGVMAVPMPEDDFDLQRQPYKILYDAVAKLGNPNLDTYSFGMSGDLNAAIAEGATIVRIGTALFGARE, encoded by the coding sequence ATGATAAATACCAGACGTAATACCTTGCTTACACAAATCAGACAAGCTGAAATAACTTACCATCGTAAGCCAGGCTCGGTGCAATTGTTGGCGGTGAGTAAAACCAAAACGGCTCAAGCAATTGCCTTTGCTTATCAAGCGGGACAACGTCATTTTGGCGAAAACTATTGCCAGGAAGCCATAAAAAAACAACAGGAATTGGGAGCGTATGATATTACCTGGCATTTTATTGGACCGATCCAATCCAACAAAACTAAAGCGCTGGCGATGCATTTTTCCTGGATACACAGCGTTGATAGTTTTAAGATTGCCAAACGCCTGAGTGATCAACGCCCTTCTACACTGCCGCCGTTAAACATTTGTTTGCAAGTTAATATCAGCAGCGAACCCAGTAAATCCGGCATCACCTTGAATGAATTGCCGCAACTATGCCTGCTTGTATCAAAGCTGCCCAATATAAAACTGTGTGGCGTGATGGCCGTTCCCATGCCTGAAGATGATTTTGATTTGCAACGACAACCTTACAAAATACTATATGATGCGGTTGCCAAGCTAGGCAATCCTAACTTGGATACTTATTCATTTGGCATGAGTGGAGATTTAAATGCCGCGATAGCAGAAGGCGCAACTATTGTCAGGATTGGTACGGCATTATTTGGTGCTCGAGAATAA
- a CDS encoding transposase, producing MSIDKNRELKKIYGYADCHLREWFPKLPGYTAFVQRLNKMADVFAPLLEIIQQEQEAKNQGQVWLIDSFPVALAKQGHRFKARVASELADAGYCSTKKLYYYGVRVHIVGRRQAGTLPNPEYIGVTGASCHDGTVFDQIRPELNNNALYGDKAYHRSDAKEVREAQNLTVLTPVKKQKGQTYLEP from the coding sequence ATGTCTATTGATAAAAATAGAGAACTAAAAAAGATCTATGGTTATGCCGATTGTCATTTGCGCGAATGGTTTCCAAAATTGCCCGGTTATACCGCTTTTGTGCAACGACTAAATAAAATGGCTGATGTTTTCGCGCCATTGCTGGAAATCATTCAGCAAGAGCAAGAAGCAAAAAATCAAGGACAAGTCTGGTTGATAGATTCTTTTCCGGTGGCGCTGGCCAAGCAAGGACACAGATTTAAAGCGCGCGTAGCAAGCGAGTTAGCCGATGCAGGTTATTGTTCAACCAAGAAATTGTACTATTATGGGGTTCGGGTTCATATTGTCGGGCGTCGCCAAGCGGGCACGTTACCTAACCCTGAATATATTGGTGTAACGGGAGCAAGTTGCCATGATGGAACAGTATTTGATCAGATTAGGCCTGAATTGAATAACAACGCGCTTTATGGCGACAAGGCCTATCACCGATCCGATGCAAAAGAAGTCAGAGAGGCTCAAAACCTGACGGTATTAACGCCGGTAAAAAAACAAAAAGGCCAAACGTATTTGGAACCATAG
- a CDS encoding transposase family protein translates to MICRLTMAILSVVTGKGQQHDFSIFKDSRLLLHPDALLLADSGYQGIKKHHQNSTLPVKKKKGQPLSAEDKADNKALSKRRILIEHVNRRCKIFRIAKDVYRGKHKHYSLTWNLVAALVNLRYGCI, encoded by the coding sequence GTGATCTGCCGATTGACGATGGCTATCCTCTCCGTAGTGACGGGTAAAGGCCAACAGCATGATTTTTCGATCTTCAAAGACAGCCGTCTATTGTTGCATCCTGATGCCCTGTTATTGGCGGATTCCGGATACCAAGGGATAAAGAAACACCATCAAAACTCGACTCTACCGGTTAAAAAGAAAAAAGGCCAACCGCTTTCGGCAGAAGATAAAGCCGATAATAAGGCACTATCAAAACGGCGTATTCTTATTGAGCATGTTAATCGCCGATGCAAAATCTTCAGGATTGCCAAAGATGTTTATCGGGGTAAGCACAAGCATTACTCGCTAACATGGAATTTAGTGGCTGCTCTTGTTAACTTACGCTATGGCTGTATTTAG
- a CDS encoding transposase family protein: MALEDRLLLTLYYLRHYPTLINLAAVFDISESYCQKIYTRTVRILIKIEKLPNRKALLEDPATTVVIDVSEQPIERPVKNQKAYFSGKKTPHDQGPVRDLPIDDGYPLRSDG; the protein is encoded by the coding sequence ATGGCTTTGGAAGACCGCTTGTTACTGACACTCTATTATCTTCGTCACTATCCGACGTTGATAAATCTGGCAGCAGTCTTCGACATCAGCGAATCGTATTGCCAAAAAATCTATACTCGTACTGTAAGAATATTGATAAAAATCGAAAAACTGCCCAACCGCAAAGCACTGTTGGAAGATCCCGCAACTACCGTGGTCATTGATGTTTCGGAGCAGCCTATCGAGCGTCCTGTTAAAAACCAGAAAGCGTATTTTTCAGGAAAAAAAACGCCACACGATCAAGGCCCAGTTCGTGATCTGCCGATTGACGATGGCTATCCTCTCCGTAGTGACGGGTAA
- the nudE gene encoding ADP compounds hydrolase NudE → MPEKPTILNKTTIAKSRLFRIESLDIKFSNGELRNYERLARGRPGGAVLIVPMLDSETVLLIREYSAGVHRYEVGLPKGKTDEGESFLEAANRELKEEVGFGARKLHHLSSLSLAPSYLEHTTEIVIAQDLYAEKLLGDEPEELEVIPWKINNINALLATGKCTEARSIAALFMTIEYFKKQ, encoded by the coding sequence ATGCCTGAAAAACCAACCATTCTTAACAAAACAACTATCGCCAAAAGCCGTTTATTCCGTATTGAATCACTGGATATAAAATTTAGCAATGGTGAACTGCGCAACTACGAGCGTCTGGCTCGGGGCAGGCCGGGTGGTGCAGTACTCATAGTGCCGATGCTGGATAGTGAAACCGTATTATTGATTAGAGAATATTCTGCCGGTGTACACCGTTATGAGGTTGGCTTGCCCAAAGGTAAAACTGATGAGGGAGAATCTTTTCTAGAGGCTGCAAACAGAGAACTTAAAGAGGAAGTAGGCTTTGGTGCCAGAAAACTCCATCATTTAAGTTCTTTATCCCTGGCACCTTCTTATCTTGAGCATACGACTGAGATTGTCATTGCCCAAGACTTATATGCCGAAAAATTACTTGGTGATGAACCGGAAGAACTGGAAGTTATTCCCTGGAAAATAAACAATATCAATGCCTTATTAGCTACCGGGAAATGCACTGAAGCACGCTCTATTGCAGCACTGTTTATGACCATAGAATACTTTAAAAAACAATAA
- the yrfG gene encoding GMP/IMP nucleotidase — protein sequence MIDWKKIDTVLLDMDGTLLDLNFDNHFWKEFVPLKFARQKGISIDLAKQELEPRFKSMEGSLEWYCLDYWSNALELDIAGLKAEISGLIAVLPHVTEFLEKLQQSSQKVVLVTNAHRDSLGLKMEKTCLQPFFDEIISSHDLGFPKEHANFWQLFQQQQVFDKKTTILIDDSLAVLNSARLFGIEHLISVSKPDSKQPKRDIIDYATIEDFRELMSGL from the coding sequence ATGATTGATTGGAAAAAAATTGATACTGTTTTATTAGATATGGATGGCACCCTGCTGGATTTAAATTTTGACAATCATTTCTGGAAAGAATTTGTACCGTTAAAATTTGCCCGGCAAAAAGGCATAAGCATAGACTTGGCAAAACAGGAATTAGAACCTCGGTTTAAATCTATGGAGGGCAGTCTGGAGTGGTATTGTCTGGATTACTGGAGCAATGCTTTAGAGCTGGATATTGCCGGACTAAAGGCTGAAATTTCAGGGTTAATCGCGGTATTACCACATGTCACCGAGTTTCTGGAAAAACTTCAGCAATCTTCACAGAAGGTTGTATTGGTTACCAATGCACATCGTGACAGTTTAGGGTTGAAAATGGAAAAAACCTGTTTGCAGCCATTTTTCGATGAGATTATTAGCTCTCATGATTTAGGATTTCCTAAAGAACATGCTAATTTTTGGCAGCTTTTTCAGCAACAGCAAGTCTTCGATAAAAAGACCACAATATTGATTGATGACAGCCTGGCAGTATTAAATTCAGCCAGACTGTTTGGTATAGAACATTTAATTTCGGTCAGTAAGCCGGATAGCAAGCAGCCTAAAAGAGATATTATTGATTATGCGACTATTGAAGATTTTCGGGAGCTTATGAGCGGATTGTAG
- a CDS encoding DEAD/DEAH box helicase gives MKNTHLTETRFSNLELSDSILHGLKDAGFNHCTPIQDKALPLLLRCKDIAGQAQTGTGKTATFLLATFQHLINDNAGKDTEKITTDQNNEDIDPLSTITRMPEVKPDNNIARTKPSTIANNKFFKNPRAIILAPTRELAIQIHKDALLLSKHLGLNLALIYGGTDYQKQLDSLKTNIDIIIGTPGRIIDFYRQNAFTLDDVQVTVMDEADRMFDLGFIKDIRFLLRRMPAPELRLNMLFSATLSYKVTELAYEHMNNPVLIRIETEEVTSKSIRQSAYRPANEQKIPLLIGLLNHYQPQRSIIFVNTKRCAEKLDDTLNANGYKTAALSGDVPQDKRQKLLNDFQENKITLLIATDVAARGLHIPDVSHVINYDLPQDVEDYVHRIGRTARFGANGDAISFICEHYAYSMPDIEDYIGQKIPVKIITAGLLADVITPEKRPPKPKADYQGKRPNPARSPRP, from the coding sequence ATGAAAAATACCCATTTAACAGAAACCCGCTTCAGTAATCTTGAATTGTCTGACTCTATCCTGCATGGATTAAAGGATGCAGGCTTTAATCATTGCACGCCCATCCAGGATAAGGCATTACCGTTATTATTGCGGTGCAAAGATATTGCCGGACAAGCGCAAACGGGAACCGGAAAAACAGCCACCTTTTTGCTGGCTACTTTTCAGCACTTAATCAACGATAATGCAGGTAAAGATACCGAAAAAATTACCACAGATCAGAACAATGAGGATATTGACCCATTATCGACAATAACCAGAATGCCCGAGGTAAAACCGGATAACAATATAGCACGAACAAAACCAAGCACAATTGCCAACAATAAGTTTTTTAAAAATCCCAGGGCCATTATTCTGGCACCAACACGCGAACTCGCAATTCAAATTCATAAAGATGCCTTATTGCTGAGCAAACATCTTGGTTTAAACTTGGCGTTAATTTACGGCGGTACTGACTATCAAAAACAACTGGATTCTTTAAAAACTAATATTGATATTATCATCGGCACACCAGGTCGCATTATTGATTTTTACCGTCAAAATGCTTTCACGTTGGACGACGTGCAAGTTACTGTGATGGATGAAGCGGATCGTATGTTTGATTTGGGCTTTATAAAAGATATACGTTTTTTACTTCGACGTATGCCTGCACCTGAGCTGCGTTTAAATATGCTTTTTTCAGCGACATTATCCTATAAAGTCACCGAGTTGGCTTATGAGCACATGAATAATCCGGTGTTAATTCGTATTGAAACGGAAGAGGTCACCTCTAAATCCATTCGGCAAAGTGCCTATCGTCCCGCTAACGAACAAAAAATACCATTATTAATCGGACTGTTAAATCACTATCAACCACAACGCAGCATTATTTTTGTTAACACCAAACGCTGCGCTGAAAAACTGGATGATACGCTTAATGCCAATGGTTATAAAACCGCTGCCCTGAGTGGTGATGTACCACAAGATAAACGCCAAAAACTGTTAAATGATTTTCAGGAAAACAAAATAACTTTGTTAATCGCCACCGACGTTGCCGCCAGGGGCCTTCATATTCCTGACGTGTCGCATGTTATTAATTATGATTTACCACAGGATGTAGAAGATTATGTCCATAGAATTGGCAGAACGGCGCGTTTTGGTGCCAATGGCGATGCTATCAGCTTTATCTGTGAACATTATGCCTATTCAATGCCAGATATTGAAGATTATATTGGTCAAAAAATTCCTGTTAAAATAATCACGGCAGGTCTTTTAGCCGATGTTATAACACCGGAAAAAAGACCACCAAAACCTAAAGCCGACTATCAAGGCAAACGTCCCAACCCGGCCCGAAGTCCGAGGCCATAA
- the trxA gene encoding thioredoxin TrxA — MSDSVLHVSDSEFNETVIKANGPVLVDYWAEWCGPCKMIAPVLDAIAAEYKGKLTVVKINIDENPQTPQHYGVRGIPTLMLFKDGEVEATKVGALTKSELAKFIDSNI; from the coding sequence GTGAGCGATTCAGTCCTTCATGTAAGCGATAGTGAATTTAACGAAACTGTTATTAAAGCTAACGGTCCTGTACTGGTTGATTACTGGGCTGAATGGTGCGGACCTTGCAAAATGATTGCACCGGTTCTTGATGCTATTGCCGCAGAGTATAAAGGCAAGTTGACAGTTGTTAAAATAAACATAGATGAAAATCCACAAACACCACAACACTACGGCGTTCGCGGCATTCCAACATTAATGTTGTTTAAGGATGGCGAAGTGGAAGCCACTAAAGTAGGTGCTTTGACAAAGTCAGAACTTGCCAAGTTTATTGATAGCAACATTTAA
- the rho gene encoding transcription termination factor Rho yields the protein MNLTELKLKQISEVIEIAESLGLENVARSRKQDLIFAILKKQAKAGDDISGDGVLEILQDGFGFLRTPGCSYLAGPDDIYVSPSQIRRFSLKTGDTISGKIRPPKDNERYFAMLKVDQINFEPPENTKNKITFSNLTPLFAKQRFVLEQGNGTSEDLTGRIIDLIAPIGKGQRGLIVSPPKAGKTMILQSLAQAIAEQNPECYLIVLLIDERPEEVTEMERCVRGEVISSTFDEPATRHVQVAEMVIEKARRLVEHKHDVVILLDSITRLARAYNTVVPSSGKILTGGVDANALEKPKRFFGAARNIEEGGSLTIIATALVDTGSRMDEVIYEEFKGTGNMELHLDRKIAEKRIYPAININRSGTRREEYLVDPDTLQKTWILRKILQPMDETAASEFLIGKLKDFNTNAEFFDSMKR from the coding sequence ATGAATCTTACCGAGTTAAAACTAAAACAAATTAGTGAAGTTATTGAAATCGCCGAGTCTCTTGGACTTGAAAACGTTGCCAGATCGCGTAAGCAGGATTTGATTTTTGCAATTCTGAAAAAGCAGGCAAAAGCCGGTGATGACATTTCCGGTGATGGTGTGTTGGAAATTTTACAGGATGGATTTGGTTTTTTACGTACGCCGGGTTGCTCGTATTTGGCGGGTCCGGATGATATTTATGTGTCACCCAGTCAAATCAGACGATTTTCTTTAAAAACAGGTGATACGATAAGTGGAAAGATCAGGCCGCCTAAAGATAACGAACGTTATTTTGCCATGCTTAAAGTTGATCAGATCAATTTTGAACCCCCTGAAAATACCAAAAATAAAATCACCTTTTCAAACCTGACGCCCTTATTTGCCAAACAACGGTTTGTTCTTGAACAGGGCAACGGCACCAGCGAAGATTTAACCGGAAGAATAATAGATTTAATTGCCCCTATCGGTAAAGGTCAACGTGGCCTGATTGTTTCGCCGCCGAAGGCAGGTAAAACCATGATTTTACAAAGTCTGGCACAGGCAATTGCTGAACAAAATCCTGAGTGCTATCTGATTGTATTGTTAATTGACGAGCGTCCTGAAGAAGTGACAGAAATGGAACGCTGTGTTCGCGGCGAAGTTATTTCCAGCACCTTTGATGAACCCGCAACCCGACATGTTCAGGTTGCAGAAATGGTAATCGAAAAGGCAAGACGTTTGGTGGAGCATAAACACGACGTAGTTATTTTGTTAGACTCGATTACCCGACTTGCCAGAGCTTACAATACGGTTGTGCCATCTTCGGGAAAGATATTAACCGGTGGTGTTGATGCCAACGCCTTGGAAAAACCTAAACGCTTCTTTGGTGCTGCGCGAAATATTGAAGAAGGTGGGAGTTTAACCATTATAGCGACTGCATTGGTTGATACCGGATCAAGAATGGATGAAGTCATTTATGAGGAATTCAAAGGTACGGGTAATATGGAATTGCATCTGGATCGAAAAATCGCTGAAAAAAGAATTTATCCGGCCATAAATATTAATCGTTCTGGTACGCGTAGGGAAGAATATTTGGTTGACCCGGATACGCTGCAAAAAACCTGGATTTTACGCAAAATTCTGCAACCGATGGATGAGACTGCTGCCTCAGAATTTTTGATAGGTAAGCTTAAAGACTTTAATACCAACGCTGAATTTTTTGATTCAATGAAGCGTTAA
- a CDS encoding undecaprenyl-diphosphate phosphatase, with protein sequence MTDPTLLINAIILGIIEGLTEFLPVSSTGHLILAGQLLGFNDDKGKVFEIAIQFAAILAVVWEYRARLAHTVTSITSESVSQHLAINLMVAFMPAAVLGFLFLKQIKYYLFNPIVVASAFIIGGFLILWAERREHVVHAESIDDMTWKDALKVGFAQALAMIPGTSRSGATIIGGLFFGLSRRAATEFSFFLAIPTMFAATLYDVYKNRDLFSVDDVSLFAVGGTVSFISAFIAVRGLIRFISKHDFTVFAWYRIAFGIIVLISAQMGWVDWGNH encoded by the coding sequence ATGACCGATCCAACATTGTTAATCAACGCAATAATTCTCGGCATTATCGAGGGTTTAACCGAATTTCTTCCTGTTTCGTCTACCGGCCATTTGATTTTAGCCGGACAATTACTTGGTTTTAACGACGATAAAGGCAAGGTGTTTGAAATCGCCATCCAGTTTGCTGCGATACTGGCAGTAGTTTGGGAATATCGTGCACGACTCGCGCATACAGTAACCAGTATAACTTCTGAGTCAGTATCTCAACACTTGGCAATCAACTTGATGGTTGCCTTCATGCCGGCTGCGGTATTGGGATTTCTGTTTTTAAAACAGATCAAGTATTATTTGTTCAACCCCATCGTGGTCGCTTCAGCCTTTATTATTGGCGGTTTTTTGATCTTGTGGGCGGAACGCCGTGAACATGTTGTTCATGCTGAATCAATCGATGACATGACCTGGAAGGATGCCTTAAAAGTCGGTTTTGCACAGGCATTAGCCATGATTCCTGGAACCTCACGTTCAGGCGCAACTATTATCGGTGGACTGTTTTTCGGTCTGTCGCGCCGCGCTGCAACCGAATTTTCTTTTTTCCTCGCTATCCCCACCATGTTTGCTGCAACCCTCTATGACGTGTACAAAAATCGCGATTTGTTCAGTGTAGACGATGTGTCTTTGTTTGCCGTTGGTGGCACAGTATCATTTATCAGCGCATTCATTGCTGTGCGTGGCTTGATACGCTTTATTAGTAAACATGATTTTACCGTATTCGCTTGGTATCGTATCGCCTTTGGCATCATTGTGCTGATCTCTGCACAAATGGGCTGGGTAGATTGGGGTAATCATTAA
- a CDS encoding efflux RND transporter periplasmic adaptor subunit gives MQTRNSLPSLKVIFLTGLMVLLLSSCGKKEAAKTDAMVIRPIKLMIVGSALTGQTQKLPGTVRATDRVDLAFQVAGPLIDLPVKEGQSVKKGDLIARIDPQDYETSLRNAKGAVAKAKAAVDYAAAEYQRYLNVKATDAGAVSDSMVNLKYTAQTVAQANLQSAAAGLAAAQDQLSYTWLRAPFTGVIARKYVDNYQEVTVKEPILRLQNMTDVEVLVDVPEAMMVPIRKTPPRLYADFIADPSRRFELKIKEAALLADNLTQTYQIVLVMPAPTGIRILPGMTATVAIEFASDSVDTGGIIVPAIAVWADDAGHPMLWIVDTKTMAVHRRAVTTGDLTGVDGIKVTTGLSPEEVIAISGVSKLQEDQVVRKLE, from the coding sequence ATGCAAACCAGAAATAGTTTACCTTCCTTAAAAGTTATTTTCTTAACCGGCTTAATGGTTTTGTTATTGTCTTCTTGTGGCAAGAAAGAGGCAGCGAAGACTGACGCTATGGTCATTCGGCCTATTAAATTAATGATCGTGGGATCGGCTCTTACTGGCCAGACGCAAAAATTACCGGGTACAGTGCGGGCGACTGACCGGGTCGATCTCGCTTTTCAGGTAGCCGGGCCATTAATTGATCTGCCGGTTAAAGAAGGTCAGAGTGTCAAAAAAGGTGATCTGATCGCCAGAATCGATCCTCAAGATTATGAAACCAGTCTGCGTAACGCTAAAGGAGCTGTTGCTAAAGCGAAAGCGGCTGTCGATTACGCGGCCGCCGAATATCAGCGTTATCTTAATGTTAAGGCAACCGATGCCGGCGCTGTCAGTGATTCTATGGTAAATCTGAAATATACCGCGCAAACAGTCGCCCAAGCAAATTTACAGTCTGCAGCAGCGGGTTTGGCCGCCGCGCAAGATCAATTAAGCTACACCTGGTTACGAGCTCCGTTTACTGGTGTTATTGCTCGAAAATATGTTGATAATTATCAGGAAGTTACTGTAAAAGAGCCGATTTTAAGGCTGCAAAATATGACTGATGTTGAGGTGCTGGTTGATGTACCTGAAGCAATGATGGTGCCAATACGCAAAACGCCGCCTCGCCTGTATGCAGACTTTATCGCCGACCCGTCACGGCGGTTCGAGCTTAAAATTAAGGAAGCTGCGCTACTCGCTGATAATTTGACGCAAACTTACCAGATTGTTTTGGTAATGCCTGCGCCGACCGGCATTCGTATTCTTCCGGGAATGACCGCCACAGTGGCTATTGAATTTGCCAGTGATTCTGTCGATACCGGCGGCATTATTGTTCCGGCTATTGCTGTCTGGGCTGATGATGCCGGTCATCCGATGCTTTGGATAGTGGATACAAAAACCATGGCGGTCCATCGCCGCGCTGTTACTACGGGTGATTTAACCGGAGTTGACGGTATTAAAGTCACGACAGGATTAAGCCCCGAAGAAGTTATTGCCATTAGTGGCGTCAGTAAGTTACAGGAAGATCAAGTCGTCCGAAAACTGGAATAA